The region GCTCGCGAACGCGGGCGTTCCCGCCGCGCAGGCGCGGGAGTACCCCGACCTCGCGCTCGACTGCCGCGCCGCGCTGCTGATGGAGTACGAAAGCGGCGAAGTCCTTTACGCGCGCGCCGCGCACGAACGTATGCCGATGGCAAGCGTCACGAAGATAATGAGCGTCCTGCTCGCAGTCGAGGCGCTCGAGGCGGGCGAGATCTCGCTCGACGATACCGTTACCGCGAGCACTCACGCTTCCTCGATGGGCGGCAGTCAGATATACCTGCGCGAAAATGAGCAGATGCCGCTGCGCGACATTCTCAAAAGCGTCGTCATCGCTTCCGCGAACGACGCCTGCGTTGCGCTCGGCGAACACGTCGCGGGAAGCGAGGATGAGTTCGTCGCGCGCATGAACCGCCGCGCCGCGGAGCTCGGAATGACGGACACGAACTTCGTCAACTGCACGGGGCTCGACGCGGAGGGGCATTACAGCAGCGCGTACGATATCGCGCTGATGAGCCGTCAGCTGCTCGGGCACGAGCTTATCTTCGACTACACGACGATATGGACCGACTCGGTGCGCGGCGGCGACTTCGGGCTGACTAACACCAACAAACTTATACGCTTTTACCGGGGCGCGAACGGGCTGAAGACCGGCTCCACCGACGGCGCGAAATACTGCGTTTCCGCCGCCGCGAAGCGCGACGGGATGCAGCTCATCGCCGTCGTGCTCGGCAGCTCCTCCGGCACGGCGCGCTTCGACGCCGCGAAGGCGATGCTGAACTACGGCTTCGCGAACTACCGACTGCTGCCGCTGGAGAAGCCGGAAATACCCACCGTCGCCGTCAAGGGCGGCGTGAAGGAGCAGGTCGCCGCGGACGCCGTTATTCCGAAAAACCTGCTTGTTGAAAAGTCCTTCTCCAGACAGCCGGAATGCGAGGTGCGGCTCCCCGAATACGTCGAAGCGCCAGTCGAGGCGGGCGACGAGCTCGGCACGCTGACCTGGACCGCGGGCGGCGAGACCGTCTATTCCTCCGGCATATACGCCGCCGAAACGGTCGAGGAACGCGGCTACGGCTTCTGCCTGCTGGAGCTGCTGAAAAAGTTTATAATGCTCTGATATAATTCTCAAAAGCAAAGGATGGTAAAAATGATCAAGACCGACCTTACCTTCATCGGCGATGCAGCGAAAAAACTCATCGAAAAGCTTCGTCCAGAGGGCGACGACGCCGTCGCCACGCTCGAACGCGGCATCGGCAGGGGCAACGGCTTCCTCGGCTGGCAGGAGCTCCCCTTCAACTACGACAGAAACGAGGTCCGCCGCATAAAGGCCGCCGCCGAACGCATCAGAGAGCAGGCGGAGGTCTTCGTCGTCATCGGCATAGGTGGCTCCTACCTCGGAGCGCGCGCCGTCATCGAGGCGATAAAGGGCGTCTATCACAACGAGCTTTGCGACGGGCCGAAGATATACTTCGCCGGCAACTCCGTCAGCGCGGACGCGCTCAACGAACTGCTCGATATATGCCGCGACAAGGATTTCTGCATCAACGTCATCTCCAAATCCGGCACCACTACCGAACCCGGCGTTGCGTTCCGCGCTTTCTTCCGCCTGCTGACGGAGAAGTACGGCACCGCCGCCGACAGGCGCATCTTCGTCACCACCGACAAGGCGCGCGGCGCGCTGAAGGAGCTGACCGACCGCAAGGGCTGGGAAAGCTTCGTCGTTCCGGACGACGTCGGCGGCAGGTTCTCCGTGCTCTCCGCGGTCGGACTGCTCCCGATCGCCGTCGCCGGCTGCGATATCGACGAGCTGCTCCGCGGCGCCGCCGACTCCGCGAACGAACAGCGGGGCGTCGGCACGCAGGCGGAGGAATACGCGCTCGCGCGTTACGCGATGCTCAACCTCGGCAAGAGCGTTGAGATAATGGTAAGCTACGAGCCGCGGCTGACGATGTTCGCCGAATGGTTCAAGCAGCTTTACGGCGAGAGCGAGGGCAAGGAAGGCAGAGGCCTCTTCCCCGCCGCCTGCGCCTTCTCCACCGACCTGCACTCGATGGGACAGTATATCCAGGACGGCCAGCGCATCATGTTCGAGACCGTCCTCTCGATAGAGAACTCCGCGACCGACTACGACCTCGGCGAAAGCAACGACGGCATCGCCTTCCTCAACGGGAAGAAGGTCTCCTTCGTCAACCGCATGGCGCAGCAGGGCACGATACTCGCCCACTGCGACGGCGGCGTCCCGAACGTCGTCATCCGCGTCGAGAAGCTCGACGAATACAACGTCGGCGCGCTGATATACTTCTTCGAGAAGGCGTGCGGCGTTTCCGCCTACATGCTCGGCGTCAACCCCTTCGACCAGCCCGGCGTGGAAAGCTATAAGAAGAATATGTTCGCGCTGCTCGGCAAGCCCGGTTTCGAGGAGCTTCGCGAAGATTTGAACAAAAGATTGAGAAATTAGGGCAAAACCCCTTGAAAAGCTCCCGATGATAATGTATAATATAATCATCAAGCAACAAAGGAGCGATCCGTTATGATAAGATTGATAGTCGGCAAAAAAGGAAGCGGCAAGACCAAGCGTCTGATCGAGGAGATCAACGCCGCCGAACGCGAGGAGCACGGCCATATCGTATGCATCGAGAAGTCCGCGAAGCTCACCTATGACCTGAAGCCCAACGTCAAGCTGATCGACAGCGACGACTACGGCATCAACGGCTACGACCAGCTTTACGCCTTCATCGCCGGCACGAACGCCGCCAACTACGACACGACCAAGATCTTCGTAGACAACTGCATGAAGATAGGCGGCAGGGATTTCGCCGAGCTTGCGGCGTTCATCGAGCGCCTCGGCGCTCTTTCCGAAGACACCCTCACGCAGTACACGCTGACGATCTCCGCCGACCGCGCCGATATTCCCGCGGAGCTGGAGAGATTCATCGTCTGACGCGGAGCTTCGGCGACGCCGCGAAACAATATCGTTCAAAACCGTCCGCCGACGCGGACGGTTTTCTTTTTTCTATTGCCAAACCGTTATTATTCTGTTATAATAGTCCCGTATTTGATATTAACTGCCGCTTGCGGCGGAACGGAGAAGGATATGAGCATCAACCCCTTCAAAAAAGCCGACTTCCTCATCCCGAAGGACGCGGACCTGCAGAAATGGGCGGTCATCGCCTGCGATCAGTACACCTCCGAGCCGGAATACTGGAAAAACGCGCGCGAAGCGCGCGGCGACGCGCCCTCCGCGCTTAACCTCATCCTGCCCGAAGCCGAGCTCGCCGGCGCCGACGTCACCGAAAAGGCGGGCGAGATACGCCGCCGCTTCAGCGAATACCTCGGCGGCGACCTCATGGCCGAATACCCCGACTGCTATATCTACATTGAGCGCGGGCTTAAAAACGGAAAGACCCGCTGCGGCATACTCGGCGCGGTCGACCTCGAGCAGTACGAGCCCTCCCGCTACGCCGAAACTCTCGTTCGCGCCTCCGAGGAAACCGTCTTCGAGCGCGTTCCCCCGCGCGTGACGGTCAGGGAGAAATCCCCCGGCGAAGTCAGCCACCTCGTGATCTTCGCCGACGACGCGGAAAAAGCGATCATCGAGCCGCTCGCCGCGAAGAAGGCGGAATTCGAGAAGCTCTACGACTTCGACCTGCCGGAGCACGGCGGGCATATCGCCGGCTGGAAGCTCCCCGAGAGCGAAGCCGAGCGCATCGACGGCGTTCTCGCCTCGATGGCGGAGAAGAAATACGTCTCCGACAAATACGGCACCGACCCCGACGCCGCGCCGCTGCTGCTCGTCGTCGCCGACGGCAACCACTCCCTCGTCGCCGCTAAGGAGGCGTACGAAAAGCTCAAGGGCAAGCTGACCGACGCCGAGGCCGCGGAGCATCCCGCGCGCTACGCGATGGCGGAGCTGATAAACATACACTCCGACGCGTTCGAGTTCGAGCCGATATACCGCGTCGTCAAGGGTGTCGACGTCGAGAAGTTCCTCGGCGCGCTCCGCGAAGAGACCTCCGCCGACGGCGAAGGTCAGAAGGTGCGCTTCTTCCACGCCGGCGGCGAAGGCGAAGCCGTCTTCACCGAGCCCTCCTGCCCCGTCACGGCGGGCACGCTGCAGCGCTTTATCGACAACTATATCGACGACTACGGCGAGGGCAAGTGCGACTACATCCACGGCGAAGAGGAGCTGAAGGCGCTCTGCAAGGAGAACGGGACCGTCGGCTTCATCTTCGACGGCATATCGAAAGAGGGGCTTTTCCGCGACATAATCTGCGGAGGCATCCTGCCGCGCAAGGCGTTCTCGATCGGCGCCGCCGATGACAAGCGCTACTACCTCGAAGCGCGCCGCACGAGCATTCCGGTCAAGCTCATCCCCTCCCGCGACGCAGTCGTTGAGGCCGCCGTCGCCTACGACGAAGATCTCTTCTGCAAGTTCAACCTGTTCCACATCAACGTCCGCGGCAAGCGTTCGACCCGCAACCTGATGTACTCCATCGGGCTTGTGATCGCCGGTATCGTCATCGGCGCGCTGCAGGTCGACAGACTGCTGAAATCCGAAACTGGCTTCCAGTTCACCCCGTCGCTGATACTCGCCGCCGGCATGGTCGTGCTCGGCGCGTTCTGGGCGCCGCTGATGAACCGAATGATGAAAAAGCAGCTGCTCCTGCACTGGAACACACAGACTCAGCTGCACACCCTGGTCAACATCATCCGCCTATCGCCCGAAGGCGTATACGTCTTCAGCGACAACGGCACGGATACGACCGAGACCTTCCTGAATTTCGACCAGATAAGCAAGGTGTATGAGACCGACGACGCGTTCTACCTCTACTTTACCTACAACAACGCGGTGCTTCTCAACAAGGCGGACATCGAAAAGGGCTCCGTCGAAGCCGCCCGCGAGCTCTTTATCGAGAAGCTCGGCGGCAAGTTCTCCGACAAGTATTTCAAGGGGAAGAACAAGTAACGGGTTTATTGAAGATACGGGACGTTTTCGCCCCGTATTTTTCATTTTCCGCGGGTTTTTCTATTGACATCATCATATTATTTCTGTATAATATACAGAATGGTATCAAAAGCAGGATACCGATATGAAAGAGGATGATATAATGTCAGCTATCCGCACCAAAGAAGGACTTAAAAAAGCCCAGGAAGAACTCGAGCAGCTCATCAACGAAAAACGTAAGGAAGTTACCGAAAAGATCAAGGTCGCCCGCTCCTTCGGAGACCTCTCCGAAAACAGCGAATACGACGAGGCGAAAAACGAGCAGGCCATGGTCGAGGCCAGAATAAAGCAGCTTGAGGCAGACATCGCCACCGCCGAGATCTTCGAGGAAGAAAATATCAGCGACGACGTCATTACCATCGGCTCCATCGTCAAGGTCACCGACTGCGAAATGAAAGAAACCGAAGAATATACCATCGTCGGCTCCGCCGAAGCGGATCCCATGGATAACAAGATCTCCGACAGGTCCCCGCTCGGCGCGGCTCTTATGGGGCACAAGGCGGGCGACACCGTCAAGGTCGAGGCGCCCGCGGGCCTGCTGAAGTACAAGATCAAGAGCATCAGCAAGTAAGCGGGTTCTCCGCAACGTCTTCAGCGGCATTCGCAACGACTACCGCATCCGAGCCGCAGGTCTTCCCTGCGGCTTGACTTTTTTCACAAGCGAAAGGAAAACCCTGTTATGAACGAAAACGAATTTGACCGTTCCGAAATAAACGTCAGCGAGCAGGTCGCCATACGCAGAGCGAAGCTCGCGGAGCTGCAGGCGTCGGGCAAGGACCCCTTCCTCATCACGAGGTTCGACGTCACGCACCACAGCTCCGATATACGCGACGGCTTCGACGCCCTCGAGGGCAAGACCGTCTCGATCGCCGGCAGAATGATGAGCCGCCGCATAATGGGCAAGGCGTCCTTCTGCCACGTGCAGGATCTCAAGGGGCTGATACAGGTCTACGTCGCCCGCGACTCGATCGGCGAGGAGGCCTACGCCGATTTCAAAAAGGACGACGTCGGCGACATAGTCGGCGTTACCGGCTTCGTCTTCCGCACGAAGACGGGCGAGATAAGCGTACACGCCGAGAGCTTCACGCTGCTGAGCAAGAGTCTGCAGGTGCTGCCCGAGAAGTACCACGGGCTGACGAACACCGACCTGCGCTACCGCCAGCGCTACGTTGACCTCGTGATGAATCAGGACGTGCGCGAGACATTCGTCAAGCGTTCGCGCATCATAAGCGAGATACGCCGCTACCTCGACGCGCAGGGCTTCATCGAGGTCGAAACGCCGATACTCGTCTCCAACGCCGGAGGCGCCGCCGCGAGGCCGTTTGAAACGCACTACAACGCGCTCGACCTCGACGTCAAGCTGCGCATTTCGCTCGAGCTTTACTTAAAGCGCCTCATCGTCGGCGGACTCGAACGCGTCTACGAGATCGGACGCGTCTTCCGCAACGAGGGGCTCGACACGAGGCACAACCCCGAATTCACCCTTATGGAGCTTTATCAGGCCTACACCGACTACCACGGCATGATGGACCTGACCGAGAATATGTTCCGCCACCTCGCCCGCGAGGTCTGCGGAAGCGAAAAGTTCACCTTCGGCGAGCACGAGATCGACTTCTCGCAGCCCTTCGCGCGCATAACGATGCTCGAAGCCGTCAAGAAGTACGCCGGCGTCGACTTCTCCGGGCTCAGCGACGAAGAGGCGAAGAAGATCGCCGACGAGAGAGACGTGCACTACGAGCCGCACCACAAGAGGGGCGACATCCTCAACATCTTCTTCGACGAGTTCGTCGAAGAGCATCTGATACAGCCCGTCTTCGTCATGGACCACCCGATCGAGATATCGCCGCTGACGAAGCGCAAACCCGGCGCGCCCGACTACGTCGAACGCTTCGAGCTCTACATCAACGGCTGGGAGATGTGCAACGCCTACTCCGAGCTGAACGACCCGATCGACCAGCGCGAGCGCTTCAGGGCGCAGGACTCCCTCGCCGCCGCAGGCGACGCCGAGGCGAACCACACCGACGAGGACTTCCTCAACGCGCTTGAGCTCGGTATGCCCCCCACCGGCGGCATCGGCTACGGCATCGACCGCCTCACCATGCTGCTGACGGACAGCCCCTCCATCCGTGACGTCCTCTTCTTCCCCACAATGAAGAGTTTAGACAAGTAAACCCTTGTGAGACAACGGATTACAGGCAATCACACCTTCAATTTACGACACTTTTACGACAAATGAGAAGAGTGCTGACAGAAAGAATAGCGTAACGCAATACTTAGAATCATTGCGAAATGGGAATAACGCACCCGCAAAAAAAAGGCAGACTGGTATCAAAACCAATCTGCCTTATTTGTTTGTTGCTCGGTTTTCACCTAAGCCTTAATTGCCCTCGCCAGAAGGGGCTGGAGCAGCCATAATGCCAGCGGCGATAAGCGCGTCGAGCAGCGCCTTGAACTCGGCTGCTGTAGGAGCATCGCCTGCGGCTTCTGCGACATTAGCCGCCATTTTCACAGCGCCAGCTTTGTCGGCTGTCGCTGCGCTCGGAGCATCTGCCGCCTCCGCAATATCGTCAATCCTCTTGGCAATATCGAGTAACAGTTTTTCTTTCAGGTTGGACGCTGCGCCAGGTGTCATGCTCGAAATGTTCACATTCTGACCGGCAA is a window of Clostridia bacterium DNA encoding:
- the lysS gene encoding lysine--tRNA ligase, whose product is MNENEFDRSEINVSEQVAIRRAKLAELQASGKDPFLITRFDVTHHSSDIRDGFDALEGKTVSIAGRMMSRRIMGKASFCHVQDLKGLIQVYVARDSIGEEAYADFKKDDVGDIVGVTGFVFRTKTGEISVHAESFTLLSKSLQVLPEKYHGLTNTDLRYRQRYVDLVMNQDVRETFVKRSRIISEIRRYLDAQGFIEVETPILVSNAGGAAARPFETHYNALDLDVKLRISLELYLKRLIVGGLERVYEIGRVFRNEGLDTRHNPEFTLMELYQAYTDYHGMMDLTENMFRHLAREVCGSEKFTFGEHEIDFSQPFARITMLEAVKKYAGVDFSGLSDEEAKKIADERDVHYEPHHKRGDILNIFFDEFVEEHLIQPVFVMDHPIEISPLTKRKPGAPDYVERFELYINGWEMCNAYSELNDPIDQRERFRAQDSLAAAGDAEANHTDEDFLNALELGMPPTGGIGYGIDRLTMLLTDSPSIRDVLFFPTMKSLDK
- a CDS encoding DUF1015 family protein, whose protein sequence is MSINPFKKADFLIPKDADLQKWAVIACDQYTSEPEYWKNAREARGDAPSALNLILPEAELAGADVTEKAGEIRRRFSEYLGGDLMAEYPDCYIYIERGLKNGKTRCGILGAVDLEQYEPSRYAETLVRASEETVFERVPPRVTVREKSPGEVSHLVIFADDAEKAIIEPLAAKKAEFEKLYDFDLPEHGGHIAGWKLPESEAERIDGVLASMAEKKYVSDKYGTDPDAAPLLLVVADGNHSLVAAKEAYEKLKGKLTDAEAAEHPARYAMAELINIHSDAFEFEPIYRVVKGVDVEKFLGALREETSADGEGQKVRFFHAGGEGEAVFTEPSCPVTAGTLQRFIDNYIDDYGEGKCDYIHGEEELKALCKENGTVGFIFDGISKEGLFRDIICGGILPRKAFSIGAADDKRYYLEARRTSIPVKLIPSRDAVVEAAVAYDEDLFCKFNLFHINVRGKRSTRNLMYSIGLVIAGIVIGALQVDRLLKSETGFQFTPSLILAAGMVVLGAFWAPLMNRMMKKQLLLHWNTQTQLHTLVNIIRLSPEGVYVFSDNGTDTTETFLNFDQISKVYETDDAFYLYFTYNNAVLLNKADIEKGSVEAARELFIEKLGGKFSDKYFKGKNK
- the greA gene encoding transcription elongation factor GreA, with product MSAIRTKEGLKKAQEELEQLINEKRKEVTEKIKVARSFGDLSENSEYDEAKNEQAMVEARIKQLEADIATAEIFEEENISDDVITIGSIVKVTDCEMKETEEYTIVGSAEADPMDNKISDRSPLGAALMGHKAGDTVKVEAPAGLLKYKIKSISK
- a CDS encoding D-alanyl-D-alanine carboxypeptidase, with amino-acid sequence MLKKLTAVFLSLLLANAGVPAAQAREYPDLALDCRAALLMEYESGEVLYARAAHERMPMASVTKIMSVLLAVEALEAGEISLDDTVTASTHASSMGGSQIYLRENEQMPLRDILKSVVIASANDACVALGEHVAGSEDEFVARMNRRAAELGMTDTNFVNCTGLDAEGHYSSAYDIALMSRQLLGHELIFDYTTIWTDSVRGGDFGLTNTNKLIRFYRGANGLKTGSTDGAKYCVSAAAKRDGMQLIAVVLGSSSGTARFDAAKAMLNYGFANYRLLPLEKPEIPTVAVKGGVKEQVAADAVIPKNLLVEKSFSRQPECEVRLPEYVEAPVEAGDELGTLTWTAGGETVYSSGIYAAETVEERGYGFCLLELLKKFIML
- a CDS encoding glucose-6-phosphate isomerase; its protein translation is MVKMIKTDLTFIGDAAKKLIEKLRPEGDDAVATLERGIGRGNGFLGWQELPFNYDRNEVRRIKAAAERIREQAEVFVVIGIGGSYLGARAVIEAIKGVYHNELCDGPKIYFAGNSVSADALNELLDICRDKDFCINVISKSGTTTEPGVAFRAFFRLLTEKYGTAADRRIFVTTDKARGALKELTDRKGWESFVVPDDVGGRFSVLSAVGLLPIAVAGCDIDELLRGAADSANEQRGVGTQAEEYALARYAMLNLGKSVEIMVSYEPRLTMFAEWFKQLYGESEGKEGRGLFPAACAFSTDLHSMGQYIQDGQRIMFETVLSIENSATDYDLGESNDGIAFLNGKKVSFVNRMAQQGTILAHCDGGVPNVVIRVEKLDEYNVGALIYFFEKACGVSAYMLGVNPFDQPGVESYKKNMFALLGKPGFEELREDLNKRLRN